The DNA window CTTAGCATAAGTGGTTTACAAATTAATTATTCCCCTCTCCTCTGCCCTCCTGAATAATTCCTCAACAGCCCGCATCCCGTCCTCGCCGATATCAATAGAATAGTCATTTACATATAAGTTTATGTGTTTTTCAATTACATCGGCAGATAATTCCTGAGAGTGCATCTTGATGTAAGTCATGGGCTCATTCCTGTAGCTCATGGCATACTTAACACTCTCTCTCAAAAGCCCCTCAATTTTCCTGATTAGATCATTGCCGAGGGAACGCTTTGCAATAACTCCGCCAAGTGGAAGAGGCAGTCCTGTCTCTTTTTCCCACCACTCACCGAGGTCTATTACTTTTTTCAACCCATAGGCAGGATATGTAAACCTGCTTTCATGGATTATCAGCCCTGCATCTACTTCCCCATTTTTTACTGCATCCATAATCTTGTAAAATGGCATGACTTTGATATCCTCCTCTATAATTAAGGATGCATCGTATAGTTGTAAGAGCAGATATGCTGTGGTGAGCCTGCCTGGTATCGCAATCTTTTTGCCCTTCAGGTCTTTTATTTCACAATCCTCCCTCGCAACAATCAGTGGCCCGCAGCCCTTTCCCATGGCACTCCCTGAACGAAGCAGGCAATAGTTTTTCCTGAGATAATCAAAGGCGTGATAGGAGACCTTTGTGATATCGAGCGATGCATTGATAGCCATCTGATTCAATGCCTCAACGTCCTCAAGGATTTCCTTAAATCGCAAATCACCTGCATCTATCTTTCCATGTACGAGTGCGTAAAAAATGAAGGTATCATTTGGACATGGAGAGTAGCCGAGGGTGAGGGTTTTCACATTTTTTTTAGAAACTCCAGAACTACCCTCTGGCAGTTTTCAGCAGCAAGCTTCATGTCCCACTTTTCCCTGTCCCGATTTCCGGCAATGTTGCTTATACCTCTTATCTCGATCATTGGAATCCCATACATAGCACACACATGAGCGACCGCAGCCCCTTCCATGTTTTCACAGATTGCATTGAACCGCTCTTGCATTTCTCTGGCCCTCGATGCACTGCCGCTGACAGTTGAGACAGTG is part of the Nitrospirota bacterium genome and encodes:
- a CDS encoding 1,4-dihydroxy-6-naphthoate synthase, encoding MKTLTLGYSPCPNDTFIFYALVHGKIDAGDLRFKEILEDVEALNQMAINASLDITKVSYHAFDYLRKNYCLLRSGSAMGKGCGPLIVAREDCEIKDLKGKKIAIPGRLTTAYLLLQLYDASLIIEEDIKVMPFYKIMDAVKNGEVDAGLIIHESRFTYPAYGLKKVIDLGEWWEKETGLPLPLGGVIAKRSLGNDLIRKIEGLLRESVKYAMSYRNEPMTYIKMHSQELSADVIEKHINLYVNDYSIDIGEDGMRAVEELFRRAEERGIINL